The genome window CGTCACTTTCCTCGCGCCGCGACGAGCGCCTGGATGCGGAGCCGGAGCGCGGAGAGGCGGATGAAGCCCTCCGCGTCGGCCTGGTTGTAGACGCCGCCCGCTTCGAAGCTCGCGATCGACGGGTCGTAGAGCGA of Deltaproteobacteria bacterium contains these proteins:
- a CDS encoding argininosuccinate synthase; protein product: SLYDPSIASFEAGGVYNQADAEGFIRLSALRLRIQALVAARGK